From the Cyclopterus lumpus isolate fCycLum1 chromosome 25, fCycLum1.pri, whole genome shotgun sequence genome, one window contains:
- the LOC117728329 gene encoding ATPase family AAA domain-containing protein 2-like isoform X2, giving the protein MVILRSSGAGAEPAATTPKRRSMELDASSEFLSLLPASQRKSARRTRSSQALEDSFSSLESNAPNGHADMKQDEGNGHHSPRTRGQRVKLEVSFADMEPKTSSPVNEASSVEGCLRKSSRLQREGHTSSGKQQAVAPDVPDKVEGSSTPKRSRFDLQSQEEEEEEEDRSVRRSSRITRYKLDSRKQSVLYDRLITNTAEAVLQKMDDMQKMRRRQRSRVRGNEEELGVYTRGRLTRSLRTDVESKATEEEIQGGNEDDHHKEGEEEEDVEVDEEERGEEEDEDGEDEEEENERRYDFRQRKTVVRYQAPQDEPREPRKRSMYFKDHASPTRRRFRFSSTAPRSPYNRITSRSSSERRRHAIHSSDSTSSSSDDEKFQRRRSKNRSLSVNRCLPMNLLKDDLQGVHKDRMKIGASLADVDPMHIDKTVRFDSIGGLSRHISALKEMVVFPLLYPEVFERFKIQPPRGCLFYGPPGTGKTLVARALANECSQGERKVSFFMRKGADCLSKWVGESERQLRLLFDQAYQMRPSIIFFDEIDGLAPVRSSRQDQIHSSIVSTLLALMDGLDGRGEVVVIGATNRLDSIDPALRRPGRFDREFLFGLPDREARNDILKIHTRLWTPPPSHTFLEELADKCVGYCGADIKAVCSEAALCALRRRYPQIYSSSQKLVLDVNSIAITNKDFLAAMSKMVPAAQRAVVSPAKALIPAVCPLLSATLQNILHNVSRLFPHAEQALKRKREHDAACGVSEDDLMFSEEEDTDVCSNGQTAHSQLSTPAVKGLISLHRSVLSQPTSYRPRLLLEGRLGSGQSSHLAPAVLHALEKFTVYTLDMAVLFGASATAPEETCAQIFVEAKRTSPSILYIPHIGQWWETVGPALRATFLSLLSSIPAFAPILLLATCNLQYDQLSMEVKELFRMEFGEVFHIQTPTSRERRNFFEDLILNQAAKAPASKKKAVLNALEVLPVAAPPPPRQLTEEETRRLEEQEEDTLRDLRLFLRDVTNRLSQDKRFKAFTKPVDLEEVPDYAVVIKKPMDLSTVLSNIDLHQYGTVKEFLQDVDLIWQNALEYNPDRDPSDRQIRHKACALKDTVHAIIKDELDEDFEKICVETKASRSTRDCTTARFAPSFYHVLPKQSKSPAEATEITLQRELVRPTTAVTPNTSAYAATTPKNTAQRKKRRKSRWSAGLYSKKKASCSPHMSRDEEDGDDEEDEVEKGGGAEYDEGTGGEEDPMMVDVESGPIQCDSGKAENDDETRDEKERLGEVVADQPGKSEEKKVSTNPGNENSRTISVNTNTDGHAETEGRTQGQCNTEERAETDSQKLTETETCQTVTQADNRNNNNVVTVEVTEQNGPAEPMEVEATDASAATRGEEDTCTEKSARRVTRAPKSAVQPMVDVDKALQILHQETPPLVVDRDKLKELLKRVEIKTEGFEVYQLEKLYALLCQSIYRHRRDYNKTSLIQELKQEIEDFC; this is encoded by the exons ATGGTGATACTGCGCAGCAGCGGCGCCGGAGCGGAGCCGGCCGCCACGACTCCGAAGAGGAGGTCGATGGAGTTGGACGCGAGCTCCGAGTTTCTGTCCCTGCTCCCGGCGTCGCAGAGGAAGTCTGCCCGGCGGACCCGGTCCTCCCAGGCCCTGGAGGACAGCTTCAGCAGTTTGGAGAGCAACGCGCCGAAT GGTCATGCTGATATGAAGCAGGATGAGGGGAATGGACATCACTCcccgaggacccgaggacaGAGAGTTAAACTAGAGGTCTCTTTTGCCGACATGGAGCCAAAGACCAGCTCCCCTGTAAATGAAGCCAGCTCTGTAGAAGGATGCCTCAG gaaaTCTTCCAGGTtgcagagagagggacacacatCCAGTGGCAAGCAGCAAGCAG TTGCCCCAGATGTTCCAGATAAAGTGGAGGGCTCATCCACTCCCAAGAGGAGTCGCTTTGATCTACAgagccaagaagaagaagaagaagaagaggatcgCTCAGTAAGACGTAGTTCCCGAATCACCAGATACAAACTGGATTCCCGTAAGCAGTCGGTTCTCTACGACCGCCTCATCACCAA CACGGCTGAAGCTGTTCTCCAAAAGATGGACGACATGCAGAAGATGAGacgcagacagaggagcagagttAGGGGCAATGAAGAAGag CTCGGTGTGTACACCAGGGGCAGGCTGACCAGGTCTCTGAGGACAGATGTGGAGAGCAAAGCCACAGAGGAAGAGATCCAAG gaGGGAATGAGGATGATCACCacaaagagggggaggaggaggaagatgtagAAGTAGatgaggaggaaaggggggaggaagaagatgaagatggcgaagacgaggaggaggaaaatgagAGGCGTTATGACTTCAGGCAGCGAAAGACTGTGGTTCGCTACCAGGCCCCACAGGATG AACCCAGAGAGCCCAGGAAGCGCAGCATGTACTTCAAGGACCACGCGTCTCCAACCAGACGCAGGTTTAGATTCAGCTCCACGGCCCCCAGGAGCCCCTACAACAGGATAACCAGCAG GAGTAGTTCTGAGAG GAGGAGACACGCCATCCACAGCAGcgactccacttcctcttcttcagacGATGAGAAATTCCAGAGACGGAGAAGTAAGAACAGGAGCTTGTCAGTCAACAG ATGTCTGCCCATGAACCTTTTGAAAGACGACCTGCAGGGTGTCCACAAGGACAGGATGAAGATTGGAGCCAGCCTGGCTGATGTGGACCCCATGCACATTGACAAGACG GTGCGCTTTGACAGCATCGGAGGGTTGAGCAGACACATTTCAGCTCTGAAGGAGATGGTGGTGTTCCCCCTCCTCTACCCAGAGGTCTTTGAGAGGTTCAAGATACAGCCTCCCAG GGGCTGTCTATTTTACGGCCCTCCAGGCACAGGGAAAACCCTCGTAGCCAGAGCGCTGGCCAATGAGTGCAgtcagggagaaagaaaagtgtctTTCTTTATGAGGAAAGGCGCTGACTGCCTCAGTAAATGGGTAGGAGAATCTGAGAGACAGCTGCGACTGCTTTTCGACCAG GCGTATCAGATGCGTCCGTCCATCATCTTCTTCGATGAGATTGATGGTTTGGCTCCAGTCAGGTCGAGCCGTCAGGACCAGATCCACAG TTCCATTGTGTCGACCCTGTTGGCTCTCATGGATGGATTAGATGGCAGAGGAGAGGTTGTTGTGATAGGAGCTACAAACAGACTGGACTCCATTGACCCAGCACTGAGGAGACCGGGGCGCTTCGACAGAGAGTTCCTCTTCGGCCTcccagacagagag GCGAGAAATGACATTCTGAAGATCCACACCAGACTGTGGACGCCACCACCCTCCCACACCTTTCTGGAAGAATTGGCAGATAAATGTGTTG gttACTGTGGAGCAGACATTAAAGCAGTTTGTTCAGAGGCTGCCTTGTGTGCGTTACGGCGTCGCTACCCACAAATCTACAGCTCGTCACAGAAACTTGTGCTTGACGTCAACTCCATCGCCATCACCAACAAAGACTTTCTGGCCGCCATGTCCAAGATGGTGCCTGCTGCCCAGAG GGCAGTCGTGTCACCAGCCAAGGCCCTGATACCCGCCGTTTGTCCTCTTCTGAGCGCCACCCTACAAAACATCCTCCATAACGTCAGCAGACTGTTCCCACATGCTGAGCAGGCCttaaagaggaagagggaacaTG ATGCGGCATGTGGTGTGTCTGAAGATGATCTGATGTttagtgaggaggaggacacagacGTCTGCTCCAATGGACAGACCGCTCACTCCCAACTCTCAACACCTGCTGTGAAGGGACTCATCAGCCTCCACAG GAGTGTGCTGAGCCAACCAACCTCCTACCGTCCCAGGCTGCTGTTGGAGGGACGGCTGGGTTCGGGTCAGAGCTCCCACTTGGCTCCTGCTGTCCTCCACGCTCTGGAGAAATTCACTGTGTACACACTGGACATGGCCGTGCTGTTTGGAGCCAGCGCAACTGCACCGGAAGAGACTTGTGCTCAG ATCTTTGTTGAAGCAAAGCGGACCTCTCCCAGTATCCTGTACATCCCTCACATCGGACAGTGGTGGGAAACAGTGGGTCCGGCCTTAAGAGCCACCTTCCTCAGCCTGCTCAGCTCCATCCCTGCCTTCGCTCCCATACTGCTTCTGGCTACGTGCAACCTGCAGTATGACCAACTCAGTATGGAG GTGAAGGAGTTGTTTAGGATGGAGTTTGGCGAGGTTTTCCATATCCAGACCCCGAccagcagagaaagaagaaactTTTTTGAGGATCTAATCCTCAATCAGGCTGCCAAGGCCCCTGCCTCAAAAAAGAAAGCTG TGCTCAATGCATTGGAGGTGCTTCCTGTCGCCGCGCCACCTCCCCCACGCCAGCTGACGGAAGAGGAGACCCGGAggctggaggagcaggaagaagacaCCCTCAGGGATCTCCGCCTCTTCCTGCGGGATGTCACCAACCGCCTGTCCCAAGACAAACGTTTCAAGGCTTTCACAAAGCCTGTGGATTTAGAGGAG GTGCCAGATTACGCTGTGGTCATCAAGAAGCCTATGGACCTGTCAACAGTTCTCTCTAACATCGACCTCCATCAGTACGGGACGGTCAAAGAGTTCCTCCAAGACGTGGATCTCATCTGGCAGAATGCCCTCGAATACAACCCAGACAGGGACCCCTCAG ACCGTCAGATCCGCCACAAAGCGTGTGCATTGAAGGACACCGTCCATGCCATCATCAAAGATGAACTGGATGAAGATTTTGAGAAGATTTGCGTGGAGACCAAAGCGTCACGCAGCACACGAG ATTGCACCACTGCCCGGTTTGCGCCCTCCTTCTACCACGTCCTTCCCAAACAGTCCAAATCTCCTGCTGAGGCCACAGAAATAACCCTGCAAAGAGAGCTGGTTAGACCCACAACTGCGGTGACTCCCAACACAAGTGCCTATGCTGCTACAACGCCTAAAAACACAG CCCAGAGGAAGAAAAGGCGAAAGAGTCGCTGGTCCGCCGGCTTATATTCAAAGAAGAAGGCTTCCTGCTCTCCTCACATGTCCAGAGATGAAGAAGACGGggacgacgaggaggatgaggttGAGAAGGGAGGAGGCGCGGAGTATGATGAGGgcactggaggagaggaggatccGATGATGGTGGATGTAGAGTCGGGTCCTATCCAGTGTGACTCGGGGAAAGCAGAAAATGACGACGAGACACGGGATGAAAAAGAAAGGCTGGGTGAAGTCGTCGCGGATCAACCAGGAAAGTCGGAGGAAAAGAAAGTGTCGACAAATCCAGGAAACGAGAACAGTAGAACAATTTCAGTGAACACTAATACGGACGGCCACGCTGAGACAGAAGGGCGTACCCAGGGGCAATGCAACACAGAGGAAAGGGCTGAAACTGATAGCCAAAAGCTGACGGAAACGGAGACATGTCAAACTGTAACACAGGCAGacaacaggaacaacaacaacgtagTTACTGTAGAGGTGACGGAGCAGAACGGCCCTGCTGAACCAATGGAGGTGGAAGCAACAGACGCCTCTGCAGccacgagaggagaggaagacacaTGCACAG AGAAGAGCGCGAGGCGCGTAACTCGGGCGCCAAAGAGCGCCGTGCAGCCGATGGTCGACGTGGACAAGGCTCTGCAGATCCTGCACCAGGAAACTCCCCCTCTGGTCGTGGACAGAGACAAATTAAAG GAACTGCTGAAAAGAGTAGAGATCAAAACCGAAGGGTTCGAGGTCTACCAGCTGGAGAAACTCTATGCTCTGCTCTGCCAGAGCATCTACAGACACCGACGAGACTACAACAAAACGTCACTAATACAG GAGCTGAAACAAGAGATTGAAGACTTCTGTTGA
- the LOC117728329 gene encoding ATPase family AAA domain-containing protein 2-like isoform X4, which yields MVILRSSGAGAEPAATTPKRRSMELDASSEFLSLLPASQRKSARRTRSSQALEDSFSSLESNAPNGHADMKQDEGNGHHSPRTRGQRVKLEVSFADMEPKTSSPVNEASSVEGCLRKSSRLQREGHTSSGKQQADVPDKVEGSSTPKRSRFDLQSQEEEEEEEDRSVRRSSRITRYKLDSRKQSVLYDRLITNTAEAVLQKMDDMQKMRRRQRSRVRGNEEELGVYTRGRLTRSLRTDVESKATEEEIQGGNEDDHHKEGEEEEDVEVDEEERGEEEDEDGEDEEEENERRYDFRQRKTVVRYQAPQDEPREPRKRSMYFKDHASPTRRRFRFSSTAPRSPYNRITSRSSSERRRHAIHSSDSTSSSSDDEKFQRRRSKNRSLSVNRCLPMNLLKDDLQGVHKDRMKIGASLADVDPMHIDKTVRFDSIGGLSRHISALKEMVVFPLLYPEVFERFKIQPPRGCLFYGPPGTGKTLVARALANECSQGERKVSFFMRKGADCLSKWVGESERQLRLLFDQAYQMRPSIIFFDEIDGLAPVRSSRQDQIHSSIVSTLLALMDGLDGRGEVVVIGATNRLDSIDPALRRPGRFDREFLFGLPDREARNDILKIHTRLWTPPPSHTFLEELADKCVGYCGADIKAVCSEAALCALRRRYPQIYSSSQKLVLDVNSIAITNKDFLAAMSKMVPAAQRAVVSPAKALIPAVCPLLSATLQNILHNVSRLFPHAEQALKRKREHDAACGVSEDDLMFSEEEDTDVCSNGQTAHSQLSTPAVKGLISLHRSVLSQPTSYRPRLLLEGRLGSGQSSHLAPAVLHALEKFTVYTLDMAVLFGASATAPEETCAQIFVEAKRTSPSILYIPHIGQWWETVGPALRATFLSLLSSIPAFAPILLLATCNLQYDQLSMEVKELFRMEFGEVFHIQTPTSRERRNFFEDLILNQAAKAPASKKKAVLNALEVLPVAAPPPPRQLTEEETRRLEEQEEDTLRDLRLFLRDVTNRLSQDKRFKAFTKPVDLEEVPDYAVVIKKPMDLSTVLSNIDLHQYGTVKEFLQDVDLIWQNALEYNPDRDPSDRQIRHKACALKDTVHAIIKDELDEDFEKICVETKASRSTRDCTTARFAPSFYHVLPKQSKSPAEATEITLQRELVRPTTAVTPNTSAYAATTPKNTAQRKKRRKSRWSAGLYSKKKASCSPHMSRDEEDGDDEEDEVEKGGGAEYDEGTGGEEDPMMVDVESGPIQCDSGKAENDDETRDEKERLGEVVADQPGKSEEKKVSTNPGNENSRTISVNTNTDGHAETEGRTQGQCNTEERAETDSQKLTETETCQTVTQADNRNNNNVVTVEVTEQNGPAEPMEVEATDASAATRGEEDTCTEKSARRVTRAPKSAVQPMVDVDKALQILHQETPPLVVDRDKLKELLKRVEIKTEGFEVYQLEKLYALLCQSIYRHRRDYNKTSLIQELKQEIEDFC from the exons ATGGTGATACTGCGCAGCAGCGGCGCCGGAGCGGAGCCGGCCGCCACGACTCCGAAGAGGAGGTCGATGGAGTTGGACGCGAGCTCCGAGTTTCTGTCCCTGCTCCCGGCGTCGCAGAGGAAGTCTGCCCGGCGGACCCGGTCCTCCCAGGCCCTGGAGGACAGCTTCAGCAGTTTGGAGAGCAACGCGCCGAAT GGTCATGCTGATATGAAGCAGGATGAGGGGAATGGACATCACTCcccgaggacccgaggacaGAGAGTTAAACTAGAGGTCTCTTTTGCCGACATGGAGCCAAAGACCAGCTCCCCTGTAAATGAAGCCAGCTCTGTAGAAGGATGCCTCAG gaaaTCTTCCAGGTtgcagagagagggacacacatCCAGTGGCAAGCAGCAAGCAG ATGTTCCAGATAAAGTGGAGGGCTCATCCACTCCCAAGAGGAGTCGCTTTGATCTACAgagccaagaagaagaagaagaagaagaggatcgCTCAGTAAGACGTAGTTCCCGAATCACCAGATACAAACTGGATTCCCGTAAGCAGTCGGTTCTCTACGACCGCCTCATCACCAA CACGGCTGAAGCTGTTCTCCAAAAGATGGACGACATGCAGAAGATGAGacgcagacagaggagcagagttAGGGGCAATGAAGAAGag CTCGGTGTGTACACCAGGGGCAGGCTGACCAGGTCTCTGAGGACAGATGTGGAGAGCAAAGCCACAGAGGAAGAGATCCAAG gaGGGAATGAGGATGATCACCacaaagagggggaggaggaggaagatgtagAAGTAGatgaggaggaaaggggggaggaagaagatgaagatggcgaagacgaggaggaggaaaatgagAGGCGTTATGACTTCAGGCAGCGAAAGACTGTGGTTCGCTACCAGGCCCCACAGGATG AACCCAGAGAGCCCAGGAAGCGCAGCATGTACTTCAAGGACCACGCGTCTCCAACCAGACGCAGGTTTAGATTCAGCTCCACGGCCCCCAGGAGCCCCTACAACAGGATAACCAGCAG GAGTAGTTCTGAGAG GAGGAGACACGCCATCCACAGCAGcgactccacttcctcttcttcagacGATGAGAAATTCCAGAGACGGAGAAGTAAGAACAGGAGCTTGTCAGTCAACAG ATGTCTGCCCATGAACCTTTTGAAAGACGACCTGCAGGGTGTCCACAAGGACAGGATGAAGATTGGAGCCAGCCTGGCTGATGTGGACCCCATGCACATTGACAAGACG GTGCGCTTTGACAGCATCGGAGGGTTGAGCAGACACATTTCAGCTCTGAAGGAGATGGTGGTGTTCCCCCTCCTCTACCCAGAGGTCTTTGAGAGGTTCAAGATACAGCCTCCCAG GGGCTGTCTATTTTACGGCCCTCCAGGCACAGGGAAAACCCTCGTAGCCAGAGCGCTGGCCAATGAGTGCAgtcagggagaaagaaaagtgtctTTCTTTATGAGGAAAGGCGCTGACTGCCTCAGTAAATGGGTAGGAGAATCTGAGAGACAGCTGCGACTGCTTTTCGACCAG GCGTATCAGATGCGTCCGTCCATCATCTTCTTCGATGAGATTGATGGTTTGGCTCCAGTCAGGTCGAGCCGTCAGGACCAGATCCACAG TTCCATTGTGTCGACCCTGTTGGCTCTCATGGATGGATTAGATGGCAGAGGAGAGGTTGTTGTGATAGGAGCTACAAACAGACTGGACTCCATTGACCCAGCACTGAGGAGACCGGGGCGCTTCGACAGAGAGTTCCTCTTCGGCCTcccagacagagag GCGAGAAATGACATTCTGAAGATCCACACCAGACTGTGGACGCCACCACCCTCCCACACCTTTCTGGAAGAATTGGCAGATAAATGTGTTG gttACTGTGGAGCAGACATTAAAGCAGTTTGTTCAGAGGCTGCCTTGTGTGCGTTACGGCGTCGCTACCCACAAATCTACAGCTCGTCACAGAAACTTGTGCTTGACGTCAACTCCATCGCCATCACCAACAAAGACTTTCTGGCCGCCATGTCCAAGATGGTGCCTGCTGCCCAGAG GGCAGTCGTGTCACCAGCCAAGGCCCTGATACCCGCCGTTTGTCCTCTTCTGAGCGCCACCCTACAAAACATCCTCCATAACGTCAGCAGACTGTTCCCACATGCTGAGCAGGCCttaaagaggaagagggaacaTG ATGCGGCATGTGGTGTGTCTGAAGATGATCTGATGTttagtgaggaggaggacacagacGTCTGCTCCAATGGACAGACCGCTCACTCCCAACTCTCAACACCTGCTGTGAAGGGACTCATCAGCCTCCACAG GAGTGTGCTGAGCCAACCAACCTCCTACCGTCCCAGGCTGCTGTTGGAGGGACGGCTGGGTTCGGGTCAGAGCTCCCACTTGGCTCCTGCTGTCCTCCACGCTCTGGAGAAATTCACTGTGTACACACTGGACATGGCCGTGCTGTTTGGAGCCAGCGCAACTGCACCGGAAGAGACTTGTGCTCAG ATCTTTGTTGAAGCAAAGCGGACCTCTCCCAGTATCCTGTACATCCCTCACATCGGACAGTGGTGGGAAACAGTGGGTCCGGCCTTAAGAGCCACCTTCCTCAGCCTGCTCAGCTCCATCCCTGCCTTCGCTCCCATACTGCTTCTGGCTACGTGCAACCTGCAGTATGACCAACTCAGTATGGAG GTGAAGGAGTTGTTTAGGATGGAGTTTGGCGAGGTTTTCCATATCCAGACCCCGAccagcagagaaagaagaaactTTTTTGAGGATCTAATCCTCAATCAGGCTGCCAAGGCCCCTGCCTCAAAAAAGAAAGCTG TGCTCAATGCATTGGAGGTGCTTCCTGTCGCCGCGCCACCTCCCCCACGCCAGCTGACGGAAGAGGAGACCCGGAggctggaggagcaggaagaagacaCCCTCAGGGATCTCCGCCTCTTCCTGCGGGATGTCACCAACCGCCTGTCCCAAGACAAACGTTTCAAGGCTTTCACAAAGCCTGTGGATTTAGAGGAG GTGCCAGATTACGCTGTGGTCATCAAGAAGCCTATGGACCTGTCAACAGTTCTCTCTAACATCGACCTCCATCAGTACGGGACGGTCAAAGAGTTCCTCCAAGACGTGGATCTCATCTGGCAGAATGCCCTCGAATACAACCCAGACAGGGACCCCTCAG ACCGTCAGATCCGCCACAAAGCGTGTGCATTGAAGGACACCGTCCATGCCATCATCAAAGATGAACTGGATGAAGATTTTGAGAAGATTTGCGTGGAGACCAAAGCGTCACGCAGCACACGAG ATTGCACCACTGCCCGGTTTGCGCCCTCCTTCTACCACGTCCTTCCCAAACAGTCCAAATCTCCTGCTGAGGCCACAGAAATAACCCTGCAAAGAGAGCTGGTTAGACCCACAACTGCGGTGACTCCCAACACAAGTGCCTATGCTGCTACAACGCCTAAAAACACAG CCCAGAGGAAGAAAAGGCGAAAGAGTCGCTGGTCCGCCGGCTTATATTCAAAGAAGAAGGCTTCCTGCTCTCCTCACATGTCCAGAGATGAAGAAGACGGggacgacgaggaggatgaggttGAGAAGGGAGGAGGCGCGGAGTATGATGAGGgcactggaggagaggaggatccGATGATGGTGGATGTAGAGTCGGGTCCTATCCAGTGTGACTCGGGGAAAGCAGAAAATGACGACGAGACACGGGATGAAAAAGAAAGGCTGGGTGAAGTCGTCGCGGATCAACCAGGAAAGTCGGAGGAAAAGAAAGTGTCGACAAATCCAGGAAACGAGAACAGTAGAACAATTTCAGTGAACACTAATACGGACGGCCACGCTGAGACAGAAGGGCGTACCCAGGGGCAATGCAACACAGAGGAAAGGGCTGAAACTGATAGCCAAAAGCTGACGGAAACGGAGACATGTCAAACTGTAACACAGGCAGacaacaggaacaacaacaacgtagTTACTGTAGAGGTGACGGAGCAGAACGGCCCTGCTGAACCAATGGAGGTGGAAGCAACAGACGCCTCTGCAGccacgagaggagaggaagacacaTGCACAG AGAAGAGCGCGAGGCGCGTAACTCGGGCGCCAAAGAGCGCCGTGCAGCCGATGGTCGACGTGGACAAGGCTCTGCAGATCCTGCACCAGGAAACTCCCCCTCTGGTCGTGGACAGAGACAAATTAAAG GAACTGCTGAAAAGAGTAGAGATCAAAACCGAAGGGTTCGAGGTCTACCAGCTGGAGAAACTCTATGCTCTGCTCTGCCAGAGCATCTACAGACACCGACGAGACTACAACAAAACGTCACTAATACAG GAGCTGAAACAAGAGATTGAAGACTTCTGTTGA